The following proteins are encoded in a genomic region of Phoenix dactylifera cultivar Barhee BC4 unplaced genomic scaffold, palm_55x_up_171113_PBpolish2nd_filt_p 001342F, whole genome shotgun sequence:
- the LOC120108451 gene encoding probable serine/threonine-protein kinase WNK1, translating into MMGAKAQVSDYPEFLEVDPTGRYGRYNEILGRGASKTVYRAFDEYEGIEVAWNQVKLYDFLQSPEDLERLYCEIHLLKTLRHKNIMKFYTSWVDTSKRNINFITEMFTSGTLRQYRQKHRRVSIRAVKHWCRQILRGLLYLHSHDPPIIHRDLKCDNIFINGNQGEVKIGDLGLAAILRKSHAVHCVGTPEFMAPEVYEEEYNELVDIYSFGMCILEMVTFEYPYSECTHPAQIYKKVISGTKPEALYRVKDPEVRQFVEKCLAAASRRLPARELLKDPFLQIDDRGMVYGEGELSDMGRIVRQPSLNLLLSSDSSYTNGFSSSLHRETEIENGWGCHAAGMEIHGMDLFNSQEDEALANVDITIKGRRGEDGGIFLRLRIADKDGRVRNVYFPFDIEADTALSVATEMVAELDITDHEVTRIAEMIDGEVVSLVPEWKPGPGIEEMPGAPTASFCQNCASNASSCGSLMDYLSLKSPGCANVQSIHCSNLECAAMHGRFEERTYQVEGSEDNVTEGAPVLSTSQSDNCSDDEGDQAEDERVEHINGYLQSESTKSSGHSYSGSNQQHCLEVPELRFGSPRPDISDDYENEIHQELRWLKAKYQAELREYRNRHLGESGRALHPSPEFGNGEMRVENGAAGSLLLEHSQTSENKTMKSFHLGMHFSFHIPCGDAEPGPGKKSFPADSNESRPVLGARRARDCEANAESSPEMFTAKNFYAGAPLLCRTKSLPADAVDV; encoded by the exons ATGATGGGTGCAAAGGCCCAGGTGTCAGATTACCCAGAATTTTTAGAGGTCGATCCCACGGGAAGATATGGCAGG TACAATGAGATCCTTGGCAGGGGAGCTTCAAAGACAGT TTACAGGGCTTTTGATGAGTATGAAGGGATTGAGGTGGCATGGAACCAGGTGAAGCTCTATGACTTCCTTCAGAGTCCTGAGGACCTGGAGAGGCTCTACTGTGAGATCCACCTCCTCAAGACCCTCAGGCACAAGAACATCATGAAGTTCTACACCTCCTGGGTCGACACCTCCAAGAGGAACATCAATTTTATCACCGAGATGTTCACCTCCGGCACCCTCAGGCA GTACAGGCAGAAGCATAGGAGGGTGAGCATCAGGGCAGTGAAGCATTGGTGCAGGCAGATCTTGAGGGGCCTCCTCTACCTCCACAGCCATGACCCCCCCATCATTCACAGGGACCTCAAGTGCGACAACATCTTCATCAATGGGAACCAAGGGGAGGTCAAGATCggcgacctcggcctcgccgccaTCCTCCGGAAGTCGCACGCCGTCCATTGCGTAG GCACACCGGAATTCATGGCCCCCGAGGTGTATGAGGAGGAATACAATGAATTGGTGGATATATACTCTTTTGGGATGTGTATCTTGGAGATGGTCACCTTCGAGTACCCTTACAGCGAATGCACGCATCCGGCGCAGATCTACAAGAAAGTTATCTCA GGGACCAAGCCCGAAGCTCTGTATCGAGTTAAGGATCCCGAGGTGAGGCAATTCGTGGAAAAATGCTTGGCCGCAGCTTCCCGAAGGCTTCCTGCGAGAGAGCTTCTCAAGGACCCATTTCTCCAAATCGATGATCGCGGTATGGTCTATGGAGAGGGAGAATTGAGCGACATGGGCCGGATTGTGAGGCAACCTTCTCTTAATCTCCTTCTAAGTAGCGATTCTTCGTACACTAATGGATTCTCCAGCAGTCTCCACCGAGAAACAGAGATAGAAAATGGGTGGGGCTGCCATGCTGCTGGCATGGAAATCCATGGAATGGACCTTTTCAATAGCCAAGAAGACGAAGCACTGGCTAATGTAGATATCACAATCAAGGGAAGGAGGGGAGAAGATGGGGGCATTTTTCTGAGGCTCAGGATTGCAGATAAAGACG GCCGTGTGCGCAACGTATACTTCCCCTTCGACATCGAAGCTGATACTGCATTGAGTGTTGCGACGGAGATGGTTGCGGAGTTGGATATAACTGATCATGAAGTAACTAGAATAGCAGAAATGATCGACGGAGAGGTAGTGTCCCTGGTGCCGGAATGGAAACCAGGACCTGGAATAGAAGAAATGCCAGGAGCTCCTACTGCAAGTTTCTGTCAGAATTGTGCATCCAATGCCTCATCATGCGGTTCGCTCATGGACTACCTTTCACTCAAGTCTCCAGGCTGTGCTAATGTGCAATCCATTCATTGTTCCAATCTCGAGTGTGCTGCGATGCATGGCCGGTTCGAAGAGAGAACGTACCAAGTCGAGGGATCTGAGGATAATGTGACCGAGGGAGCACCGGTGCTGTCTACCAGCCAATCGGATAATTGCTCCGACGATGAAGGTGACCAAGCTGAGGATGAGAGGGTTGAACACATCAATGGCTATCTACAGAGCGAAAGTACGAAGTCGTCGGGCCATTCGTATTCTGGTTCCAACCAACAGCATTGCCTCGAGGTACCGGAATTAAGATTCGGCTCTCCTCGACCTGATATATCGGATGATTATGAAAATGAGATCCATCAAGAATTGAGATGGCTCAAGGCAAAGTACCAGGCAGAGCTAAGAGAGTACAGGAATCGACACTTGGGAGAATCAGGAAGAGCTTTGCATCCATCCCCGGAATTTGGCAACGGGGAAATGAGAGTGGAGAATGGTGCTGCAGGTTCCTTGCTCCTTGAACATTCACAAACTTCAGAAAACAAGACAATGAAATCCTTTCATTTGGGAATGCATTTTTCATTTCACATCCCTTGTGGCGACGCAGAACCAGGCCCCGGAAAGAAGAGTTTTCCAGCCGATAGCAATGAGAGCCGCCCCGTTTTGGGAGCCCGAAGGGCCCGAGATTGCGAGGCGAATGCTGAGAGCAGCCCTGAGATGTTCACAGCAAAGAATTTCTATGCGGGAGCTCCTCTGCTTTGCAGAACCAAGTCCCTCCCTGCTGATGCAGTGGATGTTTGA